Within Azoarcus sp. DD4, the genomic segment CTTTTTCGCCCAGCTGCCCTTTGTCGTACTCGCCGCCGCCGATGCGCAGGGCCGGCCCTGCGCGACCCTGCTCGCCGGCGTGCCGGGCTTCGTTTCTTCGCCCGACAGCCGCAGCCTGCGCATCGCCGCCCTGCCCGGCGACACCGATCCGCTGGCCGGTGCGATCCGCGTCGGCGCCATGGTGGGCCTGCTCGGGCTGGAACCGCCGACACGGCGGCGCAACCGCATGAACGGCAGGGTGAGCGCGGTGGATGAAGGCGGTTTCAGCGTGGAGGTGCGCGAGAGCTTCGGTAACTGCCCGAAGTACATCCAGGCGCGCAGCGCGGAATTCGTCGGGGGCGGGGTCGAGCCGGCCGCGCCGGTGCCGATCGACCCGGCCGATCCGCTGTTGCGGCGCGTGGTCGGCGCCGCCGACACGCTCTTCATCGCCACCGCCCATCCGGCCGCTGCGGACGATACGGCGGCGATCTACGGCGCGGACGTTTCCCACCGCGGTGGCAAGCCAGGCTTCGTGCGCTGGTCGCAGGCGGCAGACGGCGGCGTGACGCTGACCCTGCCGGATTTCGCCGGCAACAACTTTTTCAACACCCTGGGCAATATCGTGCTCGACCCGCGGGTGGGCCTGCTCTTCGTCGATGTCGACGGCGCGGGCGGGGACGGTGTCGCCGACCTCATCCACTTTGCCGGCATGGCGGAGATCGTGGAGGATGGGCCGGAGGTGGCCGCCTTCGCCGGCGCCCAGCGCCTGCTGCGCATCCATGTCGAGCGCGCAGCGCTGCGGCGGCGGGCATTGCCACTGCGCTGGGGCAAGGAGACCGAACCGTCGCCCTTCCTCGAAGGGACGGGCACGTGGTAGCTGCCCGTCCGGTCGGCGGTGGCCAGGGCTACTGGAAGGCGACCTCGGCGAAGCTGCGCAGCTTGCGGCTGTGCAGCCGGTCCACACCCTGTTCGCGCAGGCGCTCGATGGCGCGGATGCCGATGCGCAGGTGTTGATCCACCCGTTCGCGGTAGAAGTGGTTGGCCATGCCGGGCAGCTTGATCTCGCCGTGCAGCGGCTTGTCGCTGACGCACAGCAGGGTGCCGTAGGGCACGCGGAAGCGGAAGCCGTTGGCGGCGATGGTGGCCGATTCCATGTCGAGCGCGATCGCGCGACTCTGGCTGAAGCGCCGCTCCGGCGAGGTCGCCATGCCGTGCGAGGGCAGCAGTTCCCAGTTGCGGTTGTCCGTGCTGGCCACGGTGCCGGTGCGCATCAGCCGCTTCAGCTCGTAGCCCGATAGTTGGGTGACGTCTTCCACCGCGGCCTCCAGCGCCAGCTGCACCTCGGCCAGCGGCGGAATCGGCACCCACAGCGGCAGTTCCTCGTCGAGCACGTGGTCCTCGCGCACGTAGCCGTGGGCCAGCACGTAGTCGCCCAGCTGCTGGGTGTTGCGCAGCCCGGCGCAGTGGCCGAGCATGATCCAGGCATGCGGGCGCAGTACCGCGATGTGATCGGTGATGGTCTTGGCGTTGGCCGGACCCACGCCGATGTTCACCATGGTGATGCCGGCGCGGTCCTCGCGCACCAGATGATAGGCCGACATCTGCGGCAGGCGCGGCGGCGGGCTGCCAAGTTCGTCACCCGGGCGCGGCGCCTCGCCGGCGCGGCGGGTGATGACGTTGCCCGGCTCGACGAAGGCGCTGTAGCCGTGCGCGCCGCCGCCGTCGGCCATCAGCGTGTGGCCGAGCCTGATGAACTCGTCGATGTAGAACTGGTAGTTGGTGAACAGGATGAAGTTCTGGAAGTGTTCGGGCACCGTGCCGGTGTAGTGGCGCAGCCGGTGCAGCGAGTAATCCACCCGCGGCGCGGTGAACAGCGCAAGCGGGTGGGCCTCGCCCGGGCGCGGTTCGAAGGTGCCGTTGGCGATGCCGTCGTCCATGGCGTTGAGGTCGGGCAGGTCGAACACGTCGCGCAGGTGCTGGCGGCGTTCGACGCTGAGTTCCCCTTCGACGTGGTCGTGCTCGCTCACCGAGAAGTGCAGCGGAATCGGCTGGTGGCCGGTGCCGATCTCCAGCGCCACGCCGTGGTTCTGCAGCAGCAGACGGAACTGTTCGAGGTAGTAGTCGGCAAACAGGTCGGGCCGCGTCAGCGTGGTCTCGTAGGCGCCCGGGCCGGCGACGAAACCGTAGGACAGGCGCGAATCGGCGCGCGCCACGGTGTCGGTCCGCACCCGCACGAAGGGGTAGCAGGCGCGCACATGGCGACCGATGTCCTCGCCGGCGACGAAGCGGTGCAGCGCGTCGCGCAGGTGGCCGATGCTGGCATCGTAGATTTCGATCACCCGCGCCAGCGCGGCGGCGGGATCCTCGAAGCGTTCGGGGGCGAAGTAGGGCGCGTCCGG encodes:
- a CDS encoding AMP nucleosidase; this translates as MSPDAPYFAPERFEDPAAALARVIEIYDASIGHLRDALHRFVAGEDIGRHVRACYPFVRVRTDTVARADSRLSYGFVAGPGAYETTLTRPDLFADYYLEQFRLLLQNHGVALEIGTGHQPIPLHFSVSEHDHVEGELSVERRQHLRDVFDLPDLNAMDDGIANGTFEPRPGEAHPLALFTAPRVDYSLHRLRHYTGTVPEHFQNFILFTNYQFYIDEFIRLGHTLMADGGGAHGYSAFVEPGNVITRRAGEAPRPGDELGSPPPRLPQMSAYHLVREDRAGITMVNIGVGPANAKTITDHIAVLRPHAWIMLGHCAGLRNTQQLGDYVLAHGYVREDHVLDEELPLWVPIPPLAEVQLALEAAVEDVTQLSGYELKRLMRTGTVASTDNRNWELLPSHGMATSPERRFSQSRAIALDMESATIAANGFRFRVPYGTLLCVSDKPLHGEIKLPGMANHFYRERVDQHLRIGIRAIERLREQGVDRLHSRKLRSFAEVAFQ
- a CDS encoding pyridoxamine 5'-phosphate oxidase family protein codes for the protein MAQVEPTVRAAAFHAGERLLQERVGKAGQMAEIGARVIRDHMPEQHRSFFAQLPFVVLAAADAQGRPCATLLAGVPGFVSSPDSRSLRIAALPGDTDPLAGAIRVGAMVGLLGLEPPTRRRNRMNGRVSAVDEGGFSVEVRESFGNCPKYIQARSAEFVGGGVEPAAPVPIDPADPLLRRVVGAADTLFIATAHPAAADDTAAIYGADVSHRGGKPGFVRWSQAADGGVTLTLPDFAGNNFFNTLGNIVLDPRVGLLFVDVDGAGGDGVADLIHFAGMAEIVEDGPEVAAFAGAQRLLRIHVERAALRRRALPLRWGKETEPSPFLEGTGTW